The Moorena producens PAL-8-15-08-1 genomic interval ATATAATAAATACTTAATTAATGTATAAGGGGTTATTCTACTTATAGGTGTTATAGGTATAGCGGTTTTAATAGTAATGAGTTATACAGAATTTTTTTCCATTGTTCCTCTAAGAACTAGGTAAGCAGTCAGCAGTCAGCAGTCAGCAGTCAGCAGTCAGCTTAAAATAAACCTATGCAGGGCTATGGCCACGCTACGGGAACGGGAGAATTTAATCTTGATAGATTTAGGCAAGATGCAGTAGGTCAAAGTGATGAGGTGCAATTGTGAATCAGTTTTTGCTAGCAGCATTTAAAGAAGCTCAGATAGGTTTACAGGAGGGAGGAATACCTATCGGTTCAGTTGTGGTTAAGGGCGGTAAAATTGTAGGGTGTGGACACAACAGAAGAGTCCAAAAAGGTAGTGCAATCCTTCATGGCGAGATGGATGCTCTTGAGCATGTTGGCTCTCAACCTGCTTCTTTTTATCAAGATGTCGTTTTGTACACTACATTGTCACCATGTAGTATGTGTACTGGCGCGATTTTGTTGTACAAGATCCCTCATGTTGTGATTTGGGAAAACAAAACTTTCTTAGGTGAAGAAGAATTACTCCGTTCTAGAGGTGTGATTGTTGAGGTTTTAAACGACGATAGTTGCTATCAATTAATGCAAGACTTTATTATGAATAACTCTAAACTTTGGAATGAGGATATTGGTGTTGTTGATCATAATGATTGATAGCGGTTTTCAATTGGGTGAGGTACAGAATTGTGTTGGTGGTATGCTGCTCGTCTACCCAATCAGCGGGTAATTGTTAGCTTAATGAGCGATCGCAAACTGCTGCAGCAATACGGACTCCTGCAATTGCCCAATTGGACAGCATATCTCCAGAAAACTCAGTACGTGCAGGAGTTAAGTGCTAACGCTTCTTCTCAATCCAGGCTTTTGATTAAGCCAGCCTATTCTCAGTATTTAGATCAGATCACTGGTGATGGCTGGCTAGCTGTTGGGGATGCAGCTTGTACCCTAGATCCCCTATCGTCGGCTGGTATTCACAAGGCGTTGGAGTCGGGAATTAAAGCAGCTGATGCGATCGCAAATTATTTCAAAGGTAATTCTCAAGCTTTGAGCACCTACGAATCTCAAGCCCTTCACCAGTTTGAATTGTATTTAGAAGACCGGCGCAAATACTATGCTATGGAAACTCGTTGGTCTAATTCCCCTTTCTGGAAAAGTAGAAGAGGTGGTATTACTCTTGCGCCCTCACAACCCCTTCTTTTTCAAGAATCACCTCAAATTACCAAAACCTTAAAGGGATTGACCATGTACCTACCGGCTAAGGATTTACGCTTGCTCTGTAATTTCTGTACCTCTGGCAACATCGCAAGTGATGTAGTTTCCAAATTCCTCAGCGAAACACATCACCAAGTTTCTGCCTACCGAGTTATTGAAGCACTTCAATATCTATTAGAAAAAGAGATAATATCAGCTTTGCCGTTGAATTACTGCCGAAATTAGGCAGTAGTAATAGGGATGAGCAAACTACTCATCTTTCCAAGATAATACCGATTTTTAAGAATTACAAAAATCCGATGCACCTATGACGTTATTCGTTAGGGTCAAGGCATAAGAGGAACTTCGTGAAGATTTTAGCTAATCTTATTCAAGGACAGATTGGGTTTGAACTACTTGTGTCAGGCAGTCAGGACTGTATCTTAGAGCTGGCTAGGTGGTCAGCAATCACCTTGTGATAGATCTTTATCATGTGATCTACCTTAACTTCCCAATCAAAATGTTGCATAACTTTCTTTTGGCCCATTCTTCCCATATCTTGGCGTTTTTGGGGTGAGTGGGCTAGCGTCAGCATTGCAT includes:
- a CDS encoding nucleoside deaminase — encoded protein: MNQFLLAAFKEAQIGLQEGGIPIGSVVVKGGKIVGCGHNRRVQKGSAILHGEMDALEHVGSQPASFYQDVVLYTTLSPCSMCTGAILLYKIPHVVIWENKTFLGEEELLRSRGVIVEVLNDDSCYQLMQDFIMNNSKLWNEDIGVVDHND
- a CDS encoding tryptophan 7-halogenase, which produces MCWWYAARLPNQRVIVSLMSDRKLLQQYGLLQLPNWTAYLQKTQYVQELSANASSQSRLLIKPAYSQYLDQITGDGWLAVGDAACTLDPLSSAGIHKALESGIKAADAIANYFKGNSQALSTYESQALHQFELYLEDRRKYYAMETRWSNSPFWKSRRGGITLAPSQPLLFQESPQITKTLKGLTMYLPAKDLRLLCNFCTSGNIASDVVSKFLSETHHQVSAYRVIEALQYLLEKEIISALPLNYCRN